The genomic stretch ATGCAAAGGCTTGCCAATTGCCGAGTTTAAACTACTACTTCCATCCAACAAAACTGTTATTTCCTAGTATTTATATAAGAATGAAACTACTATATACTTGCAAGGGATACAAAAACGGGAGATAATAATGTCACTGGATGGTGATTAATATGTCAAGTTGTAAAAATTCCGTCACACCTAAGTGGTTCGGATTTGCTATTCAGGCATTAGTTTTACTAGCAACAACAGAAGGGGTTACACCAAGTAAAGCAATCGCAAAACATATTAGATCAGGTGTTTCTTTTATGAGAAGAATCATGGCTCCTCTCGTAAAAGAAAAAATAGTAGAAGCAAGAGAAGGACGAGACGGTGGCTACTTATTAGCCAAGTCACCTGAGGAAATTACCTTAAAACAAGTCTATATTGCCCTACAAATGACAGAACCTCTATCAACTGCACTAATCGAATCCACTTCTGACTGTACTAGCGGACGTGTAATGAACAATGTATTTTCAGACTTTGCAATTGAAGCAGAAGAACACTTACTTGGTTTTTTATGTAACTATACTTTAGCCGATTTTGTAAGACGTGCCAGTCATAAAACAATCGAATCACTTTGAAAATATCGTACATTTGGATGTACGATATTTTTATTTTTTTTGGGGGTTTTGTGATCGCAAATTATATGGGGTAATCGCAATTAAAATAGCGTAATCGCAATTAAAATAGCGTAATCGCAATTAAAATGACGCCATCGCAAATAAAGCTTAAAAAGACTTAGATATTGTTAGAAACTATCTTATTTTTTTATTAGTTGGAGCGTTTTTGAGTTGAACCATGGAAAAATATTGTGTAATGCGTTCATTTTAGTTGAAAACTGCTTCTTTTTTTGAATGTTTCGTGGTACTCATTTTTGTGAGTTGGGGTAAGTGCAAATAAAAAAGCCAAATCTGCAATTAAAAATAGTGAAACTGCAAATAACAATCAATCATCATATAAAACTGCTTAAAAGATCACTAGAATTTCTTCATAATGAATAAGCTCTCCTTTATAATTTCAAATTATCACCAAAATCCTCTAAAATAGGCCACTTTCAATAATAATTTACATACTAATCCAATGAAAATCAAAAATGCACTTGATATGAGAACAGTTATAGAATATACTAACATTAAGTTAATTACTTACAAAAAGTAACCACTTGATTTTATTACACTTTTTTTATCTGCACCGTTCTTTAATAAAGTAATCAGATTTAATCTGAAATCTATTAAATCAATAAACTAATCAGCTTTAATCCATACTGTTCCTAAATCAAGTTCAGTAAAAAACTATAATTTATACTGTTCTCATAATAAGTTCAGTAGTCAATTTTATACTTAACTGCACTCAAATTAAGTTCAGTAAAACAATAATATCAAATAAAGGGAGAGAATTTACATGAAATGGTTCACTAGAATTATTCAAGGAGTTTTAATTATTGCATTCTTAATGTCTGGGTTTGTAAAACTGAGTGGTAATGCTCAGATGTTGCAAGATTTTAAAGA from Arthrobacter citreus encodes the following:
- a CDS encoding Rrf2 family transcriptional regulator: MSSCKNSVTPKWFGFAIQALVLLATTEGVTPSKAIAKHIRSGVSFMRRIMAPLVKEKIVEAREGRDGGYLLAKSPEEITLKQVYIALQMTEPLSTALIESTSDCTSGRVMNNVFSDFAIEAEEHLLGFLCNYTLADFVRRASHKTIESL